Proteins encoded by one window of Salmonirosea aquatica:
- a CDS encoding CusA/CzcA family heavy metal efflux RND transporter produces MLFNAIIRFSIRNKLIVGLLVLGLIGWGAYALSRLPIDAVPDITTNQVVVLTQSPALAAQEMEQYITTPVELSLANVQGVEEIRSVSRLGLSVITVVFDDGMDILKARQLVSEQLAQATQDIPAEFGTPYLAPITTGLGEIYQYTLVPQPGYETRYDLTELRTMQDWIVKRQLTGIPGVVEVSSFGGYVKQYEVSIDPERLRAAGITMTELFDAMQHNNGNTGGSYLEKSSQAYFIRGEGTVKSLDDIGNIVIKSTEGVPLLVRNVADVKFGSAVRYGAMTRDGEREAVGAVVLMLKGADAERTIKLVKERVARIQKSLPEGVRIEPFIDRTELIDRAIRTVEKNLLEGGLIVIFVLVLLLGNWRAGLIVASVIPLAMLFTFGMMHVFGVSANLMSLGAIDFGLVVDGSVIVVEGVLHFLHGHWKTGDRLTQEQMDDTVESTASRILKSAVFGQIIILIVYIPILSLSGIEGKMFQPMALTVSFAIIGALLLSLTYVPAATALFLKKKINNEKNFSDRLVGKLYSFYEPMVRRALDFRVAIVGVAVVVLLMSGWLFSTLGGEFIPQLDEGDIAIDLRMPTGTSLTETIDATLKAQRALLKNFPEVRQVVGRIGASEVPTDPMPVEMTDQMINMKDRADWTSAETREEMSEKMNEVLAREVPGVMTEFTQPIQMRFNEMITGARSDVVVKIYGDDLKTLFERANAASALITPIAGVVSCRVEPIVGLPQINAVYHRDRLAQYGLDVADVNQLIRTSFAGETAGVVFEGERRFDLVVRLDSTHRIDLTDLRNLYVPLPGGGAVPMGELADIRYEEAPAQISRDNTKRRITIGINVLNRDVASVVEDIQAKIEKRVPLPEGYYFSYGGAFENLQQASRRLLIAVPLALLLIFVLLYFTFGSLVEALLIFTAVPFSAVGGIWALWLRDMPFSISAGVGFIALFGVAVLNGIVLISYLDQLAKEGDRDLRARILHGVQARFRPVLMTASVASLGFLPMALSTSAGAEVQRPLATVVIGGLITATLLTLVVLPVLYSLVKGGAKGQSGQGTKRSGGPATILSLCLCALGTLCLNSTAQAQRVVSLDEAVQEATAQNLLIKSDQLGIQEQQALLPASFNPPKTAVDVQYGQTQARPLDYTVTAIQSFSAPGLYRAQREVAESNVQSARYRLVVSRIRLANEVKRTYYQLLFDQKLLDVLRQQSELFRESARAAEIRFQTGESNRLEAVTAQSRNQHLSQRIRNARREQEMHYAALRLLLQTSDSLHIDTLVALKRPLNDQVSALMAVENNPQLSVLKQEIENSRLQTKLEKTNRLPDWRLGVLNQSIERTYGYSALHVGVSFPLFTKAQNARVQAARIQQQIRETQLNFTTRQLATELEVARARQRSLAATLDYYESFALPQAELIQQTALTAYTSGEIGYVEFFAAIQQAYLLQEEYLTNVLEFDTSLIRIEEILGIE; encoded by the coding sequence ATGCTATTCAATGCCATTATCCGATTCAGTATTCGGAACAAACTTATCGTTGGCCTCCTCGTATTGGGTCTGATCGGTTGGGGTGCGTACGCGCTTTCCCGTCTGCCGATCGACGCCGTACCCGATATCACGACCAATCAGGTCGTCGTGCTCACGCAGTCGCCTGCCCTGGCCGCGCAGGAAATGGAGCAGTACATTACCACGCCCGTCGAGCTGAGCCTAGCCAATGTGCAGGGCGTGGAGGAAATCCGTTCTGTATCACGGCTGGGCCTTTCCGTAATCACCGTCGTATTCGACGACGGCATGGATATTCTGAAAGCCCGCCAACTGGTCAGTGAGCAGTTGGCGCAGGCCACGCAGGATATCCCAGCGGAATTCGGGACACCCTACCTGGCACCTATCACTACGGGCCTGGGCGAAATCTACCAGTACACCCTCGTGCCACAACCCGGCTACGAAACCCGTTACGACCTCACCGAACTGCGCACCATGCAAGACTGGATCGTGAAACGCCAGCTCACGGGCATTCCGGGGGTTGTGGAGGTAAGTAGTTTTGGCGGGTACGTGAAGCAGTACGAGGTCAGCATCGATCCCGAACGCCTGCGCGCGGCCGGTATTACGATGACCGAGCTTTTCGACGCCATGCAGCATAACAACGGCAATACGGGCGGTAGCTACCTTGAAAAAAGCAGTCAGGCGTACTTTATCCGGGGCGAGGGTACCGTGAAAAGCCTGGACGACATCGGTAACATTGTCATCAAATCCACGGAGGGGGTACCCTTGTTGGTGCGGAACGTCGCCGATGTGAAGTTTGGCTCGGCGGTTCGCTATGGTGCCATGACCCGCGACGGTGAACGTGAGGCCGTAGGAGCGGTGGTACTGATGCTGAAAGGAGCGGACGCCGAGCGGACAATCAAGCTGGTGAAAGAACGCGTGGCCCGTATTCAAAAATCGCTACCCGAAGGGGTTCGCATCGAACCCTTCATCGACCGCACCGAGCTCATTGACCGGGCTATTCGCACGGTAGAAAAAAACCTGCTGGAAGGTGGATTGATCGTGATTTTTGTGCTGGTATTGCTGCTGGGCAACTGGCGGGCAGGGCTGATCGTAGCATCCGTAATCCCACTGGCGATGCTGTTTACCTTCGGGATGATGCACGTCTTTGGCGTGTCGGCCAACCTGATGAGCTTGGGTGCCATTGACTTCGGACTGGTAGTGGATGGGTCGGTGATTGTGGTGGAGGGGGTACTTCATTTTCTGCACGGTCATTGGAAAACGGGAGATCGGCTTACGCAGGAACAAATGGACGATACCGTAGAAAGTACTGCGTCCCGAATTCTGAAATCAGCTGTTTTTGGACAAATCATTATTCTCATCGTGTACATCCCGATTCTGTCATTATCAGGGATCGAGGGAAAAATGTTCCAGCCGATGGCGCTGACAGTCAGCTTCGCGATCATTGGAGCGTTGCTGCTATCACTAACCTACGTACCCGCCGCGACCGCCCTGTTTTTGAAGAAAAAAATCAATAACGAAAAGAATTTTTCGGATCGTTTGGTCGGTAAACTCTACTCCTTCTACGAGCCGATGGTACGTCGAGCGCTGGATTTTCGGGTTGCAATCGTGGGCGTAGCTGTGGTTGTTTTGTTAATGAGCGGCTGGCTGTTCAGTACGTTAGGAGGCGAGTTCATCCCCCAACTCGACGAAGGCGACATCGCCATCGACCTACGAATGCCTACGGGTACCTCCCTGACCGAAACCATCGATGCGACGCTCAAAGCCCAGCGGGCACTCCTGAAAAACTTTCCTGAGGTACGCCAGGTAGTGGGCCGCATCGGGGCCTCGGAGGTACCCACCGACCCAATGCCCGTAGAAATGACCGATCAGATGATCAACATGAAAGACCGCGCTGATTGGACTTCGGCCGAAACTCGAGAGGAAATGTCCGAAAAAATGAATGAGGTACTGGCGCGCGAGGTACCTGGCGTTATGACCGAATTCACGCAGCCCATCCAGATGCGCTTCAACGAAATGATTACCGGTGCGCGCTCTGATGTGGTGGTGAAAATTTATGGTGACGATCTGAAAACGCTTTTCGAGCGAGCCAATGCCGCTTCTGCGCTCATCACGCCCATCGCGGGAGTAGTCAGTTGCCGGGTAGAGCCGATCGTAGGACTCCCTCAGATCAACGCCGTCTACCACCGCGACCGCCTGGCGCAGTATGGCCTCGACGTAGCCGATGTCAACCAACTCATTCGAACCTCTTTTGCCGGAGAAACCGCCGGAGTAGTGTTTGAAGGAGAGCGACGTTTCGACCTGGTCGTGCGGCTCGACAGTACCCACCGCATCGACCTCACCGATTTACGTAATCTATATGTACCCCTACCCGGGGGTGGAGCGGTACCTATGGGCGAACTAGCTGATATTCGCTACGAAGAAGCCCCCGCCCAGATTTCCCGTGATAACACCAAGCGCCGGATTACTATTGGTATCAATGTACTCAATCGGGATGTAGCAAGCGTGGTGGAGGATATTCAGGCCAAGATTGAAAAGCGGGTACCCCTGCCTGAAGGGTACTATTTCAGCTACGGCGGGGCCTTTGAAAACCTGCAGCAGGCCAGTCGGCGGTTGTTAATCGCCGTACCCTTGGCGCTATTATTGATTTTCGTTTTACTCTATTTCACCTTTGGCTCGCTGGTCGAGGCTTTGCTGATTTTCACGGCGGTACCTTTCTCGGCGGTGGGGGGTATCTGGGCGTTGTGGCTGCGCGATATGCCCTTCAGTATTTCGGCGGGCGTCGGTTTCATTGCCCTTTTTGGTGTGGCCGTGCTCAATGGAATCGTGTTGATCAGCTACCTGGATCAATTGGCCAAAGAAGGTGACCGCGACCTGCGCGCGCGTATTCTGCACGGAGTACAGGCTCGCTTCCGCCCGGTACTCATGACTGCCTCAGTCGCATCGCTGGGCTTCCTGCCCATGGCGCTGTCTACCTCGGCAGGAGCCGAAGTACAGCGGCCCCTCGCTACGGTAGTGATCGGAGGTTTGATTACGGCTACGCTTCTTACCTTAGTGGTTTTACCTGTATTATATAGTTTGGTAAAAGGAGGGGCCAAAGGACAAAGCGGCCAGGGCACAAAGCGGTCCGGCGGCCCGGCAACAATTCTCTCTTTGTGCCTCTGTGCCCTGGGAACTCTATGCCTCAATTCTACCGCACAAGCTCAGAGGGTCGTTTCGCTCGATGAGGCCGTGCAGGAGGCTACCGCGCAGAACCTGTTGATCAAGTCCGACCAACTGGGGATACAGGAACAGCAGGCGCTGTTGCCTGCCTCGTTCAACCCGCCCAAAACGGCCGTGGATGTGCAGTATGGCCAAACCCAGGCCCGACCGCTCGATTACACGGTAACCGCCATCCAGTCATTTTCAGCGCCGGGACTGTACCGGGCGCAACGTGAAGTGGCTGAGAGTAATGTCCAAAGTGCGCGATACCGCCTGGTCGTAAGCCGTATTCGGCTGGCTAACGAAGTAAAGCGGACCTACTATCAACTACTCTTTGACCAGAAGTTACTGGATGTATTGCGGCAGCAGAGTGAACTGTTCCGTGAATCGGCGCGGGCAGCGGAGATACGCTTCCAAACCGGCGAATCCAATCGGCTGGAGGCCGTTACGGCCCAAAGTCGCAACCAGCACCTGAGCCAGCGCATACGCAACGCCCGTCGCGAGCAGGAAATGCACTATGCGGCACTACGCCTGTTGCTCCAGACCTCAGATAGTCTGCATATCGACACCCTCGTGGCGTTGAAACGCCCGCTGAACGATCAGGTTTCGGCTTTAATGGCTGTGGAAAATAACCCGCAACTGAGCGTATTGAAACAGGAGATCGAAAATAGCCGTCTGCAAACCAAACTCGAAAAAACCAACCGCCTGCCCGACTGGCGGCTGGGTGTCCTGAACCAATCCATCGAACGCACCTACGGGTACAGCGCGCTGCACGTGGGGGTATCATTTCCGCTTTTCACCAAAGCCCAGAATGCCCGCGTGCAGGCGGCCCGCATTCAGCAGCAAATCCGGGAGACCCAACTGAACTTCACCACGCGCCAACTGGCCACCGAACTGGAGGTAGCCCGCGCACGGCAACGCAGCCTGGCCGCTACACTGGACTACTACGAAAGCTTTGCCTTACCCCAGGCCGAACTTATTCAGCAAACGGCTCTTACGGCCTACACCAGCGGTGAGATTGGCTACGTGGAGTTCTTCGCGGCTATTCAGCAGGCGTACCTGTTGCAGGAAGAGTACCTGACCAACGTTCTCGAATTCGACACCAGTCTGATTCGGATCGAGGAGATTTTGGGAATAGAGTAG
- a CDS encoding efflux RND transporter periplasmic adaptor subunit yields MKKIHRIFFLSLLVALGSCQKESGPDNNTPAADRVPSDSTTINEITLTGAQYKAIGVQLGSVKTETVSTEVKANGRVDLPPENRATVSVPVSGKIRYVNALPGQPVRKGELLATLESFEFIQLQQDYLQNTSQLTFLEKELERQRTLSAENVGARKNYEQAQANYEATKALTQSLAAKLRLLGLSSESLIKNGIAPTVGIVSPVNGYITVANINLGKEIAAGQEMLEVIDKTHMHIELNVFEQDASSIKKGQSVRILQQNTPPLEAYVYLVGRMFEGDARTLNIHAHVRDEKREEDLIPGAYVNAYIRTGDRQALTVPPEAVVRKGEHGFIYIQEKNYEFRRIPVQIGSTADSGNTEIKTSVNLVDKQLVVKGAYLIDAELAKRSEPEE; encoded by the coding sequence ATGAAAAAGATACATCGAATATTCTTCCTATCGCTTTTGGTGGCACTTGGCTCCTGCCAGAAAGAATCCGGGCCAGACAACAATACCCCGGCTGCGGATAGGGTACCTTCCGATAGTACCACGATCAATGAAATTACCCTGACCGGGGCGCAGTACAAAGCCATCGGCGTGCAGCTGGGTAGCGTAAAAACCGAAACGGTCAGCACTGAGGTGAAAGCCAATGGTCGCGTAGACCTCCCGCCCGAGAACCGGGCAACAGTGAGTGTACCTGTGAGCGGTAAAATCCGGTATGTGAATGCCCTGCCCGGTCAGCCTGTCCGGAAAGGCGAATTGCTGGCGACACTTGAGAGCTTCGAGTTTATCCAGTTGCAGCAGGACTATTTGCAGAACACCAGTCAGTTGACCTTCCTGGAAAAAGAATTGGAACGCCAGCGGACGCTGAGTGCGGAAAACGTAGGTGCCCGCAAGAATTACGAACAGGCTCAGGCCAACTATGAAGCCACGAAAGCCCTGACGCAATCGTTAGCCGCCAAACTGAGGCTTCTGGGACTTTCGAGCGAATCCCTGATCAAAAACGGCATTGCGCCGACGGTGGGGATTGTGTCCCCCGTCAATGGGTATATTACGGTAGCCAACATTAACTTGGGCAAAGAGATAGCCGCTGGCCAGGAAATGCTGGAAGTTATTGACAAGACCCACATGCACATCGAACTTAACGTATTCGAACAGGATGCCTCCTCGATAAAAAAGGGACAATCGGTGCGAATTCTGCAACAAAACACGCCGCCGCTGGAAGCTTATGTCTACCTGGTAGGCCGGATGTTTGAGGGCGATGCCCGTACTTTGAACATCCATGCGCACGTCCGTGACGAAAAACGGGAGGAGGATCTGATCCCAGGCGCCTACGTCAATGCCTACATCCGCACGGGCGACCGACAGGCGCTGACCGTCCCACCCGAGGCGGTGGTGCGGAAAGGAGAGCACGGATTTATTTATATTCAGGAAAAAAATTACGAATTTCGTCGGATTCCCGTACAGATCGGCAGTACCGCCGATTCGGGCAACACTGAAATAAAGACGTCCGTTAATCTAGTTGATAAACAATTGGTCGTGAAGGGTGCCTACCTTATCGACGCCGAATTGGCCAAGCGCAGCGAACCAGAAGAATAA
- a CDS encoding isoaspartyl peptidase/L-asparaginase family protein: MTPNRRSFLRLTALALPFAQVNRLFAKNAVNKPVVISTWDSGQIANGAAWPILEKGGKALDAVEQAGIAIENDINCCVGLGGNPDRDGHVTLDACIMDEKANCGSVAFLERIKHPVSVARKLMEATPHVFLVGVGAQQFALENGFPLESGELSADAKNSYENWLKKAEYKPVINVELQQNKNKAKDQKGHGPFAPARLENGAFNHDTMGTLALDANGDVSGMCTTSGMGFKMRGRVGDSPIIGAGLFVDNEVGAATSSGQGEEVIRVCGTHLVVELMRSGLSPYEACKKAVERIIKPDPGRAKTFQVGFIAINKQGEVGAYSIQKGFNYTVTERGGKPQVINAKSHFA, from the coding sequence ATGACCCCAAACCGACGTTCCTTCCTGCGACTTACCGCGCTGGCGCTGCCTTTCGCGCAAGTAAACCGCCTTTTTGCCAAAAACGCTGTCAACAAACCTGTCGTAATTTCGACCTGGGATAGCGGCCAGATCGCCAACGGGGCCGCCTGGCCCATTTTGGAAAAAGGCGGAAAAGCTCTGGATGCCGTGGAACAGGCGGGCATCGCCATCGAAAACGACATCAATTGCTGCGTAGGACTGGGCGGCAATCCGGATCGTGACGGGCACGTAACGCTGGATGCCTGCATCATGGACGAAAAGGCCAATTGCGGCTCCGTCGCTTTCCTGGAGCGTATCAAGCATCCCGTATCCGTTGCCCGCAAGCTCATGGAAGCCACGCCGCATGTATTCCTGGTGGGGGTAGGTGCGCAGCAGTTTGCCCTCGAAAACGGCTTTCCGCTGGAATCGGGGGAACTGTCGGCCGATGCCAAAAATTCGTACGAGAATTGGCTCAAGAAGGCGGAATATAAACCCGTGATCAACGTGGAGCTGCAACAGAATAAGAATAAAGCCAAGGATCAAAAAGGACACGGGCCCTTTGCTCCTGCCCGGCTGGAAAACGGCGCGTTCAACCATGATACCATGGGTACCCTGGCGCTGGATGCCAACGGCGACGTGTCGGGTATGTGTACTACCAGTGGTATGGGGTTTAAGATGCGGGGCCGGGTAGGTGACTCGCCCATCATCGGGGCTGGACTGTTTGTGGATAACGAGGTAGGGGCCGCCACCTCATCGGGCCAGGGCGAAGAAGTGATCCGGGTGTGTGGTACCCACCTGGTGGTGGAGCTGATGCGGTCAGGGCTTTCGCCCTACGAAGCCTGCAAAAAAGCCGTGGAACGGATTATAAAACCGGACCCGGGACGGGCCAAAACGTTTCAGGTAGGCTTTATCGCCATCAACAAGCAGGGCGAGGTAGGCGCCTACTCCATCCAGAAGGGGTTCAATTATACCGTCACGGAAAGAGGCGGCAAGCCCCAGGTCATCAATGCGAAAAGTCATTTCGCCTGA
- a CDS encoding glycoside hydrolase family 16 protein: MKNYWLVLLLGISFSAHAQWKLVWADEFNTEGTPDPKNWKFEQGYARNEEFQWYQPDNAYCRGGLLVIEGRKVDKPNPTYQPGSASWRTNRPRIEYTSSSLQTRGLHAWQYGRFEMRGRIDTRPGLWPAFWTLGVAGGWPDNGELDIMEYYRGMLLANAAWGSDQRYKATWDDSRKPITEFDDPAWSSKFHVWRMDWDEKRIQFFVDDLLLNEVDLEKTYNAGGEKKNPFQQPHYLLLNLAIGGLNGGDPAATEFPARFEVDYVRVYQHK; encoded by the coding sequence GTGAAAAATTACTGGCTGGTACTTTTACTGGGTATATCCTTCTCGGCTCACGCCCAGTGGAAATTGGTGTGGGCCGATGAATTCAACACCGAAGGTACCCCCGATCCCAAGAACTGGAAGTTTGAGCAGGGCTATGCCCGCAATGAAGAATTCCAGTGGTACCAGCCCGACAATGCCTACTGCCGGGGAGGTTTGCTTGTGATAGAAGGGAGAAAAGTAGATAAGCCAAACCCAACCTACCAACCAGGGAGTGCTTCCTGGCGCACCAATCGGCCCCGGATTGAGTATACTTCGTCCAGCCTGCAGACCCGCGGATTGCACGCCTGGCAGTACGGGCGATTCGAGATGCGGGGCCGGATCGACACCCGGCCGGGGCTGTGGCCGGCCTTTTGGACGCTGGGCGTTGCGGGCGGGTGGCCCGACAACGGCGAGCTCGATATCATGGAGTACTACCGGGGTATGCTCCTGGCCAATGCCGCTTGGGGATCGGACCAGCGCTACAAAGCTACCTGGGACGATTCGCGCAAACCCATCACGGAGTTCGATGATCCGGCCTGGTCCAGCAAATTTCACGTGTGGCGCATGGATTGGGATGAAAAGCGGATTCAGTTTTTTGTCGATGACCTGCTTTTGAACGAGGTGGACCTGGAAAAAACCTATAATGCCGGCGGGGAAAAGAAAAATCCATTCCAGCAGCCGCACTACCTGCTTTTGAACCTGGCGATCGGCGGCCTGAATGGCGGCGATCCTGCGGCGACGGAATTCCCTGCGCGCTTCGAAGTCGATTATGTACGGGTCTACCAGCACAAGTGA
- a CDS encoding polyprenyl synthetase family protein, which yields MTTPEQLLQALQQEIEKNTYGAHPVELYEPIRYIMSLSGKRLRPLMTLMAAALYTDDWRKALKPAQAVEVFHNFTLMHDDIMDCAPLRRGQPTVHEKWNANIAILSGDVMLVRAYDLLLDVESDRIKRVIKRFNDTAAEVCEGQQLDMNFETRWDVTEAEYLNMIRLKTSVLLGFALEMGGIIAGANQQATSLLYEAGVNMGIGFQLKDDLLDVYGDPAKFGKQVGGDIIANKKTFLLIEALERAEGTTKTELNRWLIAEEFDKEEKVQAVTQIYNTLEIRSLTQAKISEYFDKGFDCLERVEADPARKVPLLGFVHQLVEREY from the coding sequence ATGACAACACCCGAACAATTATTGCAAGCCTTACAGCAGGAGATTGAAAAAAATACCTACGGCGCTCACCCCGTCGAACTGTACGAACCCATCCGCTACATCATGTCGCTGAGTGGCAAACGCCTCCGTCCGCTTATGACCCTTATGGCGGCGGCTCTTTATACCGATGATTGGCGAAAGGCGCTCAAACCCGCACAGGCCGTGGAGGTTTTCCATAATTTCACCCTTATGCACGACGATATCATGGACTGCGCTCCGCTGCGGCGGGGCCAACCTACCGTGCACGAAAAATGGAACGCCAATATTGCTATTCTATCAGGCGATGTGATGCTGGTACGTGCCTACGACCTGTTGCTTGATGTGGAAAGCGACCGCATTAAGCGCGTAATCAAGCGCTTCAACGATACGGCGGCAGAGGTGTGCGAAGGGCAGCAGCTGGACATGAATTTCGAAACCCGCTGGGACGTCACTGAAGCCGAGTACCTGAATATGATTCGGCTGAAAACATCCGTTCTGCTGGGCTTTGCGCTCGAAATGGGAGGCATCATTGCCGGGGCCAACCAACAGGCTACCTCATTACTTTACGAAGCGGGCGTCAACATGGGGATTGGTTTTCAACTGAAAGATGACCTGCTGGACGTGTACGGCGATCCAGCCAAGTTTGGTAAGCAGGTAGGAGGGGATATCATTGCCAATAAGAAAACATTCCTGCTGATTGAGGCGCTGGAAAGGGCGGAGGGTACTACGAAGACCGAACTGAACCGGTGGTTGATTGCGGAAGAATTTGACAAAGAAGAAAAGGTACAGGCCGTAACCCAGATCTATAATACACTGGAAATCCGGTCGTTGACACAGGCAAAGATCAGTGAATATTTTGATAAGGGCTTCGACTGTCTAGAGAGAGTAGAAGCTGATCCGGCCCGCAAGGTACCCCTTTTAGGTTTTGTACATCAACTGGTGGAGCGCGAATATTAA
- a CDS encoding rhomboid family intramembrane serine protease has translation MSITLIIILITVGISYYAWQNPSVLEKLVLNPYKVSQKNEYYRFVTSGFVHADFGHLLFNMLSFWFFGESIERLFGMLFGSNGRIYFLALYILGIIVSDIPSFLKHRTKSSYNSLGASGGVAAVLFAAVLYAPLLEICLYFLICMPGFIFGILFIGYSFYESRRGSGFVNHDAHMYGAIFGMLFMAIVYPAAVPGFFEQISGWRLF, from the coding sequence ATGTCAATTACCCTTATTATTATCCTCATTACCGTTGGTATCAGCTATTACGCATGGCAAAATCCCTCTGTGCTGGAAAAGCTGGTGCTAAACCCGTATAAGGTTTCCCAAAAAAATGAGTACTACCGCTTCGTAACTTCGGGCTTCGTCCATGCCGATTTCGGGCATTTGCTGTTCAACATGCTGAGTTTCTGGTTTTTCGGGGAAAGCATCGAGCGCCTGTTCGGAATGCTCTTCGGGAGTAATGGGCGCATCTATTTTCTGGCACTCTATATTCTGGGAATCATCGTATCGGATATTCCCAGTTTTTTGAAGCATCGTACCAAGTCGAGTTATAATTCGCTGGGGGCTTCGGGGGGAGTAGCGGCCGTGCTGTTCGCGGCGGTACTATACGCACCCTTACTTGAAATCTGCCTGTACTTTCTGATCTGTATGCCAGGTTTTATTTTTGGCATTCTTTTCATTGGCTATTCCTTTTACGAATCCCGACGCGGCAGTGGATTCGTGAATCATGATGCCCACATGTACGGGGCGATTTTCGGCATGCTGTTCATGGCCATCGTGTATCCGGCAGCGGTACCTGGCTTCTTTGAGCAAATTAGCGGCTGGAGGTTATTCTGA
- a CDS encoding phosphatidylserine decarboxylase family protein, protein MNLHKEGYAIMAGTALLLLLINWAIRYFLPEMVGFHGLVLIASIVFFILIVQFFRVPKRVVTTHESRVVAPCDGKVVVIEEVVENEYFKGPRRQISIFMSPLNVHVNWNPISGVVQYFKYHPGLYLVAWHPKSSTDNERTTTVIRTSQGVEVLFRQIAGAVARRIRWYVKEGDTVQQSTQMGFIKFGSRVDVFVPLDAKIKVNLNDKTVGSVTVLAEL, encoded by the coding sequence ATGAATTTGCACAAGGAAGGCTATGCGATCATGGCCGGAACGGCCCTTCTTTTACTACTTATCAATTGGGCCATTCGTTATTTTCTTCCTGAAATGGTGGGGTTTCATGGTCTGGTTCTGATTGCCAGCATTGTCTTCTTTATCCTCATTGTGCAGTTTTTTCGTGTACCCAAGCGGGTTGTTACGACGCATGAAAGCCGGGTCGTAGCTCCCTGCGACGGAAAAGTGGTAGTAATTGAAGAAGTGGTAGAGAATGAATATTTCAAAGGCCCGCGTCGGCAGATCAGCATTTTCATGTCGCCTCTTAACGTACACGTCAACTGGAACCCCATCAGTGGGGTAGTTCAGTACTTCAAGTACCACCCGGGCCTGTATCTGGTAGCCTGGCACCCTAAATCCAGTACTGACAACGAACGGACCACCACCGTGATCCGCACCTCCCAGGGCGTGGAGGTACTGTTCCGACAAATTGCCGGGGCGGTGGCGCGGCGAATCCGCTGGTACGTCAAGGAAGGTGATACCGTGCAGCAAAGTACCCAGATGGGTTTTATCAAATTCGGCTCGCGGGTGGATGTATTTGTACCGCTTGATGCTAAGATCAAGGTCAATCTGAATGATAAGACCGTGGGTAGTGTGACGGTACTGGCCGAGTTGTAA